From a region of the Synechococcus sp. PCC 7502 genome:
- a CDS encoding pentapeptide repeat-containing protein, whose translation MSDKSQLSIILRGATEWNNWRSLHTVSLIDLSGADLTRAFLAKIDLSKANLASAILNWAVLHKANLVGANFNSAQLNGANLSEALASGTNFTLANLSSSILSGISLRGAVLKESNLGNAYISTSDLSGANLTAANLRSASLYKSNLSLAILTQATLAEADLSDASFTEANLDTANISDADLTNANLRWATLRDANLRGSILTGANGNLANFTGANLSQAVLRGINLTNADLSNAKLNAADLSNANLVGASLVGANLTSADLTGANITNADLSGAVMPDGSIHA comes from the coding sequence GTGTCAGATAAATCACAACTTAGCATAATTCTTAGAGGCGCTACTGAGTGGAATAATTGGCGCAGCTTGCATACGGTTTCTTTAATTGATCTAAGTGGTGCTGATTTAACTAGGGCATTTTTAGCAAAAATAGATTTAAGTAAAGCTAATCTTGCCAGTGCCATTCTGAATTGGGCTGTTTTGCATAAAGCTAATTTAGTTGGAGCCAATTTTAATTCTGCTCAGTTAAATGGAGCCAATCTGAGTGAAGCTTTAGCCAGTGGTACCAACTTCACCCTTGCTAATCTGAGTAGTAGCATTTTAAGTGGGATCAGTTTACGGGGAGCTGTACTGAAAGAATCAAATTTGGGGAATGCCTACATTAGTACTTCTGATCTGAGTGGTGCCAATCTTACCGCCGCTAACCTTAGGTCTGCGTCTTTATATAAGTCTAATTTATCCCTAGCAATTCTAACTCAAGCCACCCTTGCTGAGGCGGATCTATCTGATGCTAGTTTTACCGAGGCTAATCTCGATACGGCGAATATTAGTGATGCGGATTTAACTAATGCAAATTTGCGCTGGGCAACTCTGAGGGATGCTAATCTCAGAGGCTCTATTTTGACTGGAGCTAATGGCAATTTGGCAAACTTCACGGGGGCAAACCTGAGTCAGGCAGTTTTAAGGGGTATTAATTTAACTAATGCTGATTTGAGTAATGCCAAGTTAAATGCTGCCGACCTCAGTAACGCTAACTTGGTAGGAGCAAGCCTAGTAGGGGCAAACTTAACATCAGCTGATCTTACGGGGGCAAATATAACTAACGCTGATTTATCTGGGGCAGTAATGCCAGATGGTTCAATTCATGCTTGA
- a CDS encoding pentapeptide repeat-containing protein produces the protein MANKRLFAILQQGATVWNAWREENSHLTYIDMSEAKFFDVNLSTARLSGVNLYKAFLGEANLKMAILSMANLSCANLSAADLSTANLIGANLSESNLSRANLLRANMGSTILSGANLVGANLSEANLNEAYLSMADISSANLCETTLIKAFLSNSNLEGANLTKANLTNADLVKVNFSNANLTESKLVKANLSGGNLVGADLSGADLSGADLSGTNLTKANFNNANLSNANLSNADLSFASLARTNLTEANLTSALFLTAYTSGANLSGTIMPDGKIHN, from the coding sequence ATGGCAAATAAACGACTCTTTGCGATACTACAACAAGGAGCAACCGTATGGAATGCTTGGCGTGAGGAAAATAGCCACCTCACCTACATTGATATGAGCGAAGCAAAATTTTTTGATGTTAACCTCAGTACTGCCCGACTCAGTGGGGTAAATCTTTACAAAGCTTTTCTAGGAGAAGCAAACCTGAAAATGGCGATTTTAAGTATGGCTAATTTGAGTTGCGCCAACCTTAGTGCGGCTGATCTCTCCACTGCCAATTTAATCGGTGCCAATCTTAGTGAATCAAACCTATCAAGAGCAAATTTGTTAAGGGCAAACATGGGTAGTACCATTTTAAGTGGAGCCAATTTAGTCGGTGCTAATCTCAGTGAAGCAAACTTAAATGAAGCCTACTTAAGTATGGCAGATATAAGTAGTGCTAATTTGTGTGAAACAACCTTAATCAAAGCATTTTTATCTAATAGCAACCTTGAAGGTGCAAATCTAACTAAAGCTAATTTAACTAATGCTGATTTAGTCAAAGTAAATTTTAGTAATGCTAACCTAACTGAATCCAAACTAGTTAAAGCTAATCTGTCGGGTGGAAACTTAGTTGGAGCCGATCTAAGTGGAGCCGATCTAAGTGGAGCCGATCTAAGTGGAACCAACTTAACAAAAGCCAATTTTAATAATGCCAATCTTAGTAATGCCAACCTTAGTAATGCGGATTTAAGTTTTGCTAGTCTGGCTCGAACTAATTTAACCGAAGCTAACTTGACATCTGCACTTTTTTTAACCGCCTATACCAGTGGAGCTAACCTCAGTGGCACAATTATGCCCGATGGTAAAATTCATAATTAG
- a CDS encoding DUF2993 domain-containing protein → MEIFAAVLTGLLGVAGAPGVVIDRLITDALRGQLVRADQLEVRLDNTPNYQLLQGRIDRVRLAGRGIYLSSFLRIDTVDLESDPISIDPAFLQSGQLKLVAPAQAAVRVILKAADINQALRSPTISKSFQGIKLSLSPTTGNNTRAEEFDLVNPEVTFLEDNRLRVNATLQPVSNPKSGLEIAIEAKIALVDSTRIELLSPTINLQGIKVPEQITNTLAQGINKLLDFSALESSGIYARILKLEVTDSQLQLIGFARMEIPRSN, encoded by the coding sequence ATGGAAATTTTTGCAGCAGTTCTTACGGGTTTATTAGGAGTAGCAGGTGCGCCCGGAGTTGTGATCGATCGCCTGATTACTGATGCGCTACGGGGACAACTAGTACGAGCGGATCAACTGGAAGTCAGACTAGATAATACTCCCAACTATCAACTACTTCAGGGCAGAATTGATCGAGTGCGCCTTGCTGGTCGAGGTATTTATCTATCCTCATTTCTCCGCATTGATACCGTTGATCTAGAATCTGACCCCATTAGTATTGATCCTGCTTTCCTCCAGTCTGGACAGTTAAAGCTAGTTGCTCCCGCCCAAGCCGCCGTAAGGGTAATCTTAAAAGCCGCAGATATTAATCAGGCACTGCGATCGCCCACTATTAGCAAATCCTTTCAAGGTATTAAACTCAGTCTTTCTCCCACCACAGGGAATAATACCAGGGCTGAGGAATTTGATTTAGTTAATCCCGAAGTCACCTTTTTAGAAGATAACCGTCTGCGCGTTAATGCCACCCTTCAGCCCGTTAGCAACCCAAAATCTGGACTAGAAATTGCGATCGAGGCAAAGATTGCTCTGGTGGATAGCACCCGTATCGAGCTACTATCACCCACAATCAACCTCCAAGGCATCAAAGTTCCAGAGCAAATTACCAATACCTTGGCACAGGGCATAAATAAACTCCTAGATTTTAGTGCATTGGAATCATCAGGTATATATGCACGCATCTTAAAACTAGAAGTTACAGATTCACAATTGCAGCTAATTGGCTTTGCCCGCATGGAGATACCCAGAAGTAACTAG
- a CDS encoding pentapeptide repeat-containing protein yields the protein MVSAPRLKLLVLVIASGCIAIAIWGLVSGSRQWVLPAIGVASVIVLPILIPAIGKGLANSPLGKHWDVSLAAAIASAGLVIFGTLTKLDDAFWIWFNGLRWDALGAVGQILIAILAVWVAWRQNEISEKLTGQQNSITQQQTIDTYFQGISDLILDAQGQMEDWPLERAIAQARTSALLGSSDADGRAKIIRFLSSANLLAPLKRDGLLGRAILDGSGGYVVDLEHGVRVINLGLMLAGKDISNSDLRYVDLTGANFIKTNFSGCNLTGANLFGAILCRANMRNTDLSKVSFFCGDIATASPRDRQHLPNFVTGEYTGAVVEEADFSYAKDLSDENRQYLCAWGGSKTRRTIAGGCQGVPNRLGR from the coding sequence TTGGTATCTGCCCCCCGTCTCAAGTTATTAGTCTTAGTTATTGCTAGTGGTTGCATTGCGATCGCCATCTGGGGTTTAGTAAGCGGCAGTCGTCAATGGGTTTTACCTGCCATTGGGGTAGCTAGCGTAATTGTATTACCGATTTTGATCCCTGCGATTGGTAAAGGCTTAGCTAACTCTCCTCTAGGTAAGCATTGGGATGTGAGTTTGGCGGCGGCGATCGCTTCGGCGGGACTAGTAATATTTGGCACCTTGACTAAGCTGGATGATGCCTTTTGGATTTGGTTTAATGGGTTGCGTTGGGATGCGCTCGGTGCCGTGGGGCAGATTTTAATTGCGATCTTGGCAGTGTGGGTGGCATGGCGGCAAAATGAGATTTCCGAAAAACTAACGGGACAACAAAACTCAATTACCCAGCAGCAAACCATAGATACTTATTTTCAGGGTATTTCGGACTTGATTTTAGATGCCCAAGGACAAATGGAAGACTGGCCCCTAGAACGGGCGATCGCCCAGGCAAGAACTTCAGCCTTGTTAGGTAGTTCCGACGCTGACGGGAGAGCTAAAATTATTCGATTTTTGTCCAGTGCAAATTTACTAGCTCCTTTGAAACGGGATGGTTTATTAGGGCGGGCGATTTTAGATGGCTCTGGGGGCTATGTGGTGGATTTAGAGCATGGGGTGCGGGTAATTAACTTGGGATTAATGTTGGCGGGCAAGGATATTAGCAATTCCGATCTACGCTATGTGGATTTGACGGGGGCAAATTTTATTAAAACTAACTTCAGTGGCTGTAATCTGACGGGGGCAAATCTGTTTGGGGCGATTTTATGTCGTGCCAATATGCGGAATACGGACTTAAGTAAAGTTAGTTTTTTCTGTGGTGATATTGCTACTGCTTCCCCCCGCGATCGCCAACATCTACCTAATTTTGTTACGGGTGAATATACTGGGGCTGTGGTCGAAGAAGCAGATTTTAGCTATGCTAAAGACCTATCTGATGAAAATCGCCAATATCTTTGTGCATGGGGTGGAAGTAAAACACGGCGGACAATTGCAGGAGGATGCCAAGGTGTACCAAATCGGTTGGGTAGGTAA
- a CDS encoding lipid-A-disaccharide synthase-related protein, with the protein MSEITEILCVSNGHGEDQIAARVCTELSALKPKRLSITALPLVGVGHAYRSAQIAIATEVNPKLPITQKLPTGGFSRMDSKELLKDIRGGLIGLTWRQLQLIWRWSCQNPQRLILAVGDIVPLVLAWLPTWQGGCNYVFIATAKSEYYWRDRHGKLANVPKPLGGSTFYPWERSLISNRHCKAAFVRDQLTAEFLQDSFKLPVQYLGNPMMDGLEPSGLDLGIKSEEWVMAILPGSRTPEAYENWATLLVAIQGIMRKLTEPINFLAAIAPDLALEKLGELLIQKGWLQLDLHTYVQNLAKLHLVTQGYGDCLHLAHLGLAMAGTATEQLVGLGKPVITIMGRGPQFTPSFARDQARLLGQSIILVENPTQVNEAIALLLNNPDYFQIAVINGKERMGEAGAAQRIAKYILA; encoded by the coding sequence ATGTCGGAAATAACTGAAATTTTATGTGTCAGCAATGGACATGGGGAAGATCAAATTGCCGCTCGTGTTTGTACGGAATTATCAGCACTCAAACCTAAACGACTATCAATTACCGCCCTGCCCCTAGTTGGAGTTGGTCATGCCTATCGGTCTGCTCAGATTGCGATCGCTACAGAAGTTAACCCCAAATTACCAATTACGCAAAAATTACCGACGGGGGGCTTTAGCCGTATGGATAGTAAAGAGCTTTTAAAGGATATACGGGGCGGATTAATTGGACTAACTTGGCGGCAGTTACAACTAATTTGGCGATGGTCTTGTCAAAATCCCCAAAGACTTATCCTTGCTGTCGGAGATATTGTACCTTTAGTTTTGGCATGGTTACCCACTTGGCAGGGCGGTTGTAATTATGTATTTATAGCCACGGCAAAATCTGAATATTACTGGCGCGATCGCCATGGCAAATTAGCAAATGTTCCTAAACCCTTGGGTGGTTCTACTTTTTATCCGTGGGAGCGATCACTAATCTCCAATCGTCACTGTAAAGCTGCATTTGTACGGGATCAACTCACCGCCGAGTTTTTGCAAGATTCATTTAAGTTACCTGTGCAGTATTTGGGTAATCCGATGATGGATGGACTAGAGCCTTCGGGCTTAGATTTAGGGATTAAGTCTGAAGAATGGGTCATGGCAATTTTACCCGGTTCTCGCACCCCAGAGGCTTATGAAAACTGGGCTACGCTTTTAGTAGCAATTCAAGGGATTATGCGAAAACTGACTGAACCAATTAACTTTTTAGCGGCGATCGCCCCTGATTTAGCCCTAGAAAAATTAGGAGAACTATTAATCCAAAAGGGCTGGCTACAGCTCGATCTGCATACCTATGTCCAAAATCTTGCCAAACTGCATTTAGTCACCCAAGGATATGGGGATTGTTTGCATTTAGCGCACTTGGGCTTGGCGATGGCTGGTACTGCCACGGAACAATTAGTCGGATTAGGTAAGCCTGTAATTACCATTATGGGTAGAGGTCCGCAATTTACGCCCAGTTTTGCCCGAGATCAAGCCAGATTATTAGGACAGTCGATAATCTTAGTGGAAAATCCCACCCAAGTTAATGAAGCGATCGCCCTACTGCTGAATAACCCTGATTATTTTCAAATTGCTGTAATTAATGGGAAAGAACGCATGGGAGAAGCGGGAGCCGCCCAACGCATTGCCAAGTATATTTTGGCTTGA
- a CDS encoding 4-hydroxyphenylpyruvate dioxygenase family protein, protein MKSTNLLYIHHVNFYVQDAAFWQKWFEFCLDFQAIATTDSNHTHTIILQQEKVQIRVSQALNRHSPVAKYLEKHPQGIGEIGFAVKEPAPNLIPPWGDIIHTFVPYSTVIEQNQKIYQNQESSNLFTAIDHVVVNVAEISSTAAWYENMGLHQGDRFTIQTPYSALRSVVMKSVDHDPTHPIQVPLNEPSTPNSQIQDFLNYNNGAGVQHLALLTDDISATVAKLKQRGIDFLETSPPILIERQNIISGQTLMQIFTKPIFNEPTFFLEIIQRQNLAHGFGERNFQALFEAVERQQLLKTA, encoded by the coding sequence ATGAAATCGACAAATTTACTGTATATTCACCATGTCAATTTCTATGTTCAGGATGCAGCTTTTTGGCAGAAGTGGTTTGAATTTTGCTTAGACTTTCAAGCGATCGCCACCACAGATAGTAATCACACGCACACGATCATCCTCCAACAGGAAAAAGTCCAAATCCGAGTTTCTCAGGCATTAAATCGGCATAGTCCCGTAGCAAAATACCTAGAAAAGCATCCCCAAGGCATTGGTGAAATTGGCTTTGCGGTCAAAGAACCGGCACCTAATTTAATCCCACCGTGGGGAGATATCATACATACCTTTGTGCCATATTCAACTGTAATTGAGCAAAATCAAAAAATTTACCAAAATCAAGAGTCTAGTAATTTATTTACAGCGATCGATCATGTCGTGGTTAATGTTGCTGAAATATCCTCCACCGCAGCTTGGTACGAAAATATGGGTTTACACCAAGGCGATCGCTTTACAATTCAAACTCCATATTCTGCCCTGCGTAGTGTAGTTATGAAATCAGTAGATCATGATCCAACTCACCCGATTCAAGTTCCGCTTAATGAGCCATCCACACCCAATTCCCAAATTCAAGATTTTCTAAATTATAATAACGGCGCAGGAGTTCAACACTTAGCCCTACTGACCGATGACATTTCCGCCACTGTCGCTAAATTAAAGCAACGGGGCATTGATTTTTTAGAAACATCACCACCAATTTTAATCGAACGGCAAAATATCATTTCAGGACAGACCTTGATGCAAATTTTTACTAAGCCCATATTTAATGAACCAACTTTCTTTTTAGAAATTATCCAACGCCAAAATCTTGCCCACGGGTTTGGAGAACGAAATTTTCAAGCACTATTTGAAGCAGTAGAACGGCAACAACTTCTTAAAACTGCTTAA